In one window of Phalacrocorax aristotelis chromosome W, bGulAri2.1, whole genome shotgun sequence DNA:
- the CWH19orf44 gene encoding uncharacterized protein C19orf44 homolog isoform X3: MLGSRGPQDTARPRRRRLRALRLGWPRSLGRGGWPQAGGSDLSAIDTALEKAGGAPFCHSRFLKVRNENVHGSPWWQPSGNAAQPASRQAAKSAAGSASHARSSSALRKVAQLESKIMNRKKQMELQNTEGGQKPLDEESLSSASSHEHSARGKKYLKNYATASGNMTLSNACSKEEESIQSPKKNVMVKQQPVLDSDEEEMRELMESSLEFSSRNENQKVVASGSKWGRKSKTPVSSGMPPPSRKEISPTEVSKTSSFHSRDPEKNGFGRVNSPASRNLSVQHNMRSELLSSMKDNSVKTTLPRPGSTKQSQTSLGSDRCEIKSLDELFSEAADAEDSTGSSSNDFRLNILSLDDLAPAITSEAAELKQKGTDVQITQESNRNSKKDTFLVEKAQASLKISPVTGENDASEGDIDKTVTEAEISEHLSGVSAAFPMHKWDYLDHDERTVNSEYSEDFERSLSTTEGESVSKISDEHSESCTYSGKHPSSASPPVLDGARHERVRRVSVRETAVQTADPPFTYCWPKTNTSAVLDLPVGNGYVDPVPIASHVISADAVEALTAYSPSVLVLNAMLKQHLMLTQQFVENIHHLHVSLVESLENEKFHYHTLEEAKEYIKNHKSPPLTLEQVREEIRKAREEKLL; this comes from the exons ATGTTGGGAAGTCGCGGTCCCCAGGATACGGCGcgaccccgccgccgccggctcAGGGCGCTTCGTCTCGGATGGCCGCGATCGCTCGGGCGCGGAGGgtggccgcaggcggggggcag TGACCTCTCTGCGATTGATACAGCGTTGGAGAAGGCTGGAGGAGCTCCATTCTGCCACAGCAGATTCCTGAAGGTGCGCAACGAAAATGTCCATGGAAGCCCGTGGTGGCAGCCATCGGGAAACGCTGCGCAGCCAgcgagcaggcaggcagccaagAGCGCTGCGGGCAGCGCTTCCCACGCACGCTCGAGCTCGGCTCTGAGGAAAGTGGCGCAGCTAGAAAGCAAAATCATGAATCGGAAGAAGCAGATGGAATTGCAAAACACTGAGGGGGGCCAGAAGCCTTTGGATGAAGAGTCCCTCTCGTCTGCTTCTAGTCATGAACACAGTGCAAGGGGCAAGAAATATCTGAAGAATTATGCTACTGCCAGTGGAAATATGACCCTGAGTAATGCCTGTTCCAAGGAAGAGGAGAGCATCCAAAGCCCTAAAAAGAATGTTATGGTTAAACAACAGCCTGTTTTGGATAGTGATGAAGAGGAAATGAGAGAGCTGATGGAGAGCTCTTTGgagttttccagcagaaatgaGAATCAGAAGGTTGTTGCAAGTGGTTCTAAATGGGGTAGAAAG AGTAAGACTCCAGTTTCATCAGGAATGCCTCCTCCATCTCGTAAGGAAATTTCACCAACAGAGGTATCCAAAACATCTTCTTTTCATAGCAGAGACCCAGAGAAGAATGGTTTTGGTAGAGTTAATTCACCAGCCAGCAGAAACCTGTCTGTACAACATAATATGAGATCTGAATTGCTGTCTTCCATGAAAGACAATTCTGTAAAGACGACTCTGCCTAGACCAGGCAGCACCAAGCAAAGCCAAACATCACTTGGAAGTGACAGATGTGAAATAAAATCATTAGATGaattgttttcagaagcagctgatgCAGAAGATTCAACCGGCAGCAGCTCAAATG ACTTCAGACTGAATATCCTGAGCCTTGATGATTTGGCACCAGCTATCACCAGTGAGGCAGCAGAGTTAAAGCAGAAG GGGACAGACGTTCAAATTACTCAAGAATCAAACAGAAATTCAAAAAAAGATACATTCCTGGTGGAAAAGGCCCAAGCTTCTCTTAAAATAAGCCCAGTAACTGGTGAGAATGATGCTTCTGAAGGGGATATTGACAAAACCGTGACTGAAGCTGAAATCTCTGAGCATTTAAGTGGAGTTTCTGCAGCTTTCCCTATGCACAAATGGGATTATCTTGATCATGACGAGAGAACTGTTAATTCAGAATATTCTGAAGACTTTGAAAGGTCTTTGTCTACAACAGAGGGGGAATCTGTGTCAAAAATATCAGATGAACATTCTGAGAGCTGCACCTATTCTGGAAAACACCCATCTTCAGCATCACCACCTGTATTGGACGGAGCGCGGCATGAGCGGGTACGCAGAGTAAGTGTCAGAGAAACTGCGGTTCAGACAGCGGATCCTCCGTTCACCTATTGCTGGCCAAAGA CAAACACCTCGGCGGTGCTCGATCTGCCTGTAGGAAATGGTTACGTTGACCCAGTACCTATCGCCAGCCACGTCATCAGCGCGGATGCGGTAGAAG CCTTGACAGCGTACAGCCCCTCAGTTCTTGTGTTAAACGCCATGTTGAAGCAGCACCTGATGCTGACCCAGCAGTTTGTAGAGAACATTCACCACCTTCATGTCTCCCTCGTGGAGTCGCTAGAGAACGAGAAGTTCCACTACCATACCCTGGAGGAGGCTAAAGAG tacaTCAAGAATCACAAATCCCCACCTCTAACACTTGAGCAAGTACGAGAAGAAATTCGGAAAGCACGGGAGGAGAAACTGCTTTGA
- the CWH19orf44 gene encoding uncharacterized protein C19orf44 homolog isoform X5, whose translation MRERDVGKSRSPGYGATPPPPAQGASSRMAAIARARRVAAGGGQVRGDAPRRTITAGHSLFPRSRSDLSAIDTALEKAGGAPFCHSRFLKVRNENVHGSPWWQPSGNAAQPASRQAAKSAAGSASHARSSSALRKVAQLESKIMNRKKQMELQNTEGGQKPLDEESLSSASSHEHSARGKKYLKNYATASGNMTLSNACSKEEESIQSPKKNVMVKQQPVLDSDEEEMRELMESSLEFSSRNENQKVVASGSKWGRKSKTPVSSGMPPPSRKEISPTEVSKTSSFHSRDPEKNGFGRVNSPASRNLSVQHNMRSELLSSMKDNSVKTTLPRPGSTKQSQTSLGSDRCEIKSLDELFSEAADAEDSTGSSSNDFRLNILSLDDLAPAITSEAAELKQKGTDVQITQESNRNSKKDTFLVEKAQASLKISPVTGENDASEGDIDKTVTEAEISEHLSGVSAAFPMHKWDYLDHDERTVNSEYSEDFERSLSTTEGESVSKISDEHSESCTYSGKHPSSASPPVLDGARHERVRRVSVRETAVQTADPPFTYCWPKTNTSAVLDLPVGNGYVDPVPIASHVISADAVEVHQESQIPTSNT comes from the exons ATGAGGGAGCGGGATGTTGGGAAGTCGCGGTCCCCAGGATACGGCGcgaccccgccgccgccggctcAGGGCGCTTCGTCTCGGATGGCCGCGATCGCTCGGGCGCGGAGGgtggccgcaggcggggggcag GTACGCGGCGATGCTCCCCGCAGAACCATCACAGCCGGGCACAGCCTCTTTCCTCGCTCCCGCAGTGACCTCTCTGCGATTGATACAGCGTTGGAGAAGGCTGGAGGAGCTCCATTCTGCCACAGCAGATTCCTGAAGGTGCGCAACGAAAATGTCCATGGAAGCCCGTGGTGGCAGCCATCGGGAAACGCTGCGCAGCCAgcgagcaggcaggcagccaagAGCGCTGCGGGCAGCGCTTCCCACGCACGCTCGAGCTCGGCTCTGAGGAAAGTGGCGCAGCTAGAAAGCAAAATCATGAATCGGAAGAAGCAGATGGAATTGCAAAACACTGAGGGGGGCCAGAAGCCTTTGGATGAAGAGTCCCTCTCGTCTGCTTCTAGTCATGAACACAGTGCAAGGGGCAAGAAATATCTGAAGAATTATGCTACTGCCAGTGGAAATATGACCCTGAGTAATGCCTGTTCCAAGGAAGAGGAGAGCATCCAAAGCCCTAAAAAGAATGTTATGGTTAAACAACAGCCTGTTTTGGATAGTGATGAAGAGGAAATGAGAGAGCTGATGGAGAGCTCTTTGgagttttccagcagaaatgaGAATCAGAAGGTTGTTGCAAGTGGTTCTAAATGGGGTAGAAAG AGTAAGACTCCAGTTTCATCAGGAATGCCTCCTCCATCTCGTAAGGAAATTTCACCAACAGAGGTATCCAAAACATCTTCTTTTCATAGCAGAGACCCAGAGAAGAATGGTTTTGGTAGAGTTAATTCACCAGCCAGCAGAAACCTGTCTGTACAACATAATATGAGATCTGAATTGCTGTCTTCCATGAAAGACAATTCTGTAAAGACGACTCTGCCTAGACCAGGCAGCACCAAGCAAAGCCAAACATCACTTGGAAGTGACAGATGTGAAATAAAATCATTAGATGaattgttttcagaagcagctgatgCAGAAGATTCAACCGGCAGCAGCTCAAATG ACTTCAGACTGAATATCCTGAGCCTTGATGATTTGGCACCAGCTATCACCAGTGAGGCAGCAGAGTTAAAGCAGAAG GGGACAGACGTTCAAATTACTCAAGAATCAAACAGAAATTCAAAAAAAGATACATTCCTGGTGGAAAAGGCCCAAGCTTCTCTTAAAATAAGCCCAGTAACTGGTGAGAATGATGCTTCTGAAGGGGATATTGACAAAACCGTGACTGAAGCTGAAATCTCTGAGCATTTAAGTGGAGTTTCTGCAGCTTTCCCTATGCACAAATGGGATTATCTTGATCATGACGAGAGAACTGTTAATTCAGAATATTCTGAAGACTTTGAAAGGTCTTTGTCTACAACAGAGGGGGAATCTGTGTCAAAAATATCAGATGAACATTCTGAGAGCTGCACCTATTCTGGAAAACACCCATCTTCAGCATCACCACCTGTATTGGACGGAGCGCGGCATGAGCGGGTACGCAGAGTAAGTGTCAGAGAAACTGCGGTTCAGACAGCGGATCCTCCGTTCACCTATTGCTGGCCAAAGA CAAACACCTCGGCGGTGCTCGATCTGCCTGTAGGAAATGGTTACGTTGACCCAGTACCTATCGCCAGCCACGTCATCAGCGCGGATGCGGTAGAAG tacaTCAAGAATCACAAATCCCCACCTCTAACACTTGA
- the CALR3 gene encoding calreticulin-3 yields the protein MTISRESAANHGPPWKRRDAEGARARVRCRVRAMAAAGPRGRGGRAPALDTLRLALLLGAAAGSARAAVYFQEQFLDGANWQRRWVNSEYKPDLGKFKLTAGKFYGDPVRDKGLQTSENSKFYAISSRFKPFSNKGRSLVIQYTVKHEQKIDCGGGYVKIFSSNLDQKNLSGDSHYYIMFGPDICGSETKKVHVILNYKNKPHPVKQPIRCKVDGYTHLYTLIIRPDQTYEVKIDNEMVVSGNLEDDLDFLPPRKINDPTVRKPSDWDDRIQIDDPNDIKPEDWDEPEYILDTSAEKPEDWDDAVNGEWRPVVKNPLYRGEWKPRQIDNPNYRGVWPHPQIDNPNYSPDFSIYSYENISIIGLDIWQVRAGTIFDNFLITDDEVYAEDFGGKTWGETKGPEKEMNVKQTEEEQEKERVTEEKYFEQRFKKKLGRKKESGKNRALRNTVEKEEL from the exons ATGACGATAAGTAGGGAAAGCGCCGCCAATCATGGTCCGCCATGGAAAAGGCGGGATGCCGAAGGCGCGAGGGCGCGGGTCCGTTGCCGTGTGAGGGCGatggcggcggccgggccgaGGGGGCGCGGTGGGCGAGCCCCGGCCCTCGACACGCTGAGGCTGGCCCTGCTCCTCGGAGCCGCGGCGGGCTCTGCCCGGGCCGCCGTGTACTTCCAGGAGCAGTTTCTGGACGGAG CCAACTGGCAGAGGAGGTGGGTGAACTCCGAGTACAAGCCGGACCTCGGGAAGTTTAAACTCACAGCTGGGAAGTTTTATGGAGATCCAGTGCGAGATAAGG GTCTACAAACCAGTGAAAACTCTAAATTTTATGCTATCTCCTCACGATTTAAACCATTTAGCAACAAAGGGAGGAGTCTAGTCATTCAGTATACTGTGAAACATGAGCAGAAGATAGATTGCGGTGGGGGATATGTTAagattttttcctcaaacttgGATCAGAAGAACCTTAGTGGAGATTCGCATTATTACATCATGTTTG GGCCAGATATTTGTGGATCTGAGACAAAGAAAGtccatgttattttaaattacaagaaTAAACCCCATCCAGTCAAGCAACCGATCAGATGCAAG GTTGACGGATATACACATCTATATACTTTGATTATAAGGCCAGATCAGACCTATGAAGTAAAAATTGATAACGAAATGGTTGTGTCCGGCAACTTAGAAGATGACTTAGATTTTTTGCCACCAAGGAAAATTAATGATCCAACAGTGAGGAAACCGTCTGACTGGGATGATCGAATCCAAATTGATGATCCGAATGACATCAAGCCTGAG GACTGGGATGAACCTGAATACATTCTGGACACTAGTGCGGAGAAACCTGAAGACTGGGATGATGCTGTGAATGGGGAATGGCGTCCTGTCGTCAAGAATCCTCTATACAGG GGGGAGTGGAAACCCAGGCAGATCGATAACCCAAATTACAGAGGAGTTTGGCCTCATCCGCAGATTGACAATCCGAATTACTCGCCAGACTTCAGCATCTACAGCTATGAAAATATCAGCATCATTGGGCTAGATATCTGGCAG GTGAGAGCTGGCACAATTTTTGACAACTTCTTGATAACAGATGATGAGGTTTATGCAGAAGACTTCGGAGGTAAAACATGGGGCGAAACAAAG GGtcctgaaaaggaaatgaaCGTGAAGCAGACTGAAGaagagcaggagaaagaaagggtTACAGAAGAGAAATACTTTGAGCAACGGTTTAAGAAAAAgctagggagaaaaaaagaatctggaAAGAATAGAGCACTGAGGAACACTGTTGAGAAGGAAGAGCTTTAA
- the CWH19orf44 gene encoding uncharacterized protein C19orf44 homolog isoform X2, with product MRERDVGKSRSPGYGATPPPPAQGASSRMAAIARARRVAAGGGQVRGDAPRRTITAGHSLFPRSRSDLSAIDTALEKAGGAPFCHSRFLKVRNENVHGSPWWQPSGNAAQPASRQAAKSAAGSASHARSSSALRKVAQLESKIMNRKKQMELQNTEGGQKPLDEESLSSASSHEHSARGKKYLKNYATASGNMTLSNACSKEEESIQSPKKNVMVKQQPVLDSDEEEMRELMESSLEFSSRNENQKVVASGSKWGRKSKTPVSSGMPPPSRKEISPTEVSKTSSFHSRDPEKNGFGRVNSPASRNLSVQHNMRSELLSSMKDNSVKTTLPRPGSTKQSQTSLGSDRCEIKSLDELFSEAADAEDSTGSSSNDFRLNILSLDDLAPAITSEAAELKQKGTDVQITQESNRNSKKDTFLVEKAQASLKISPVTGENDASEGDIDKTVTEAEISEHLSGVSAAFPMHKWDYLDHDERTVNSEYSEDFERSLSTTEGESVSKISDEHSESCTYSGKHPSSASPPVLDGARHERVRRVSVRETAVQTADPPFTYCWPKTNTSAVLDLPVGNGYVDPVPIASHVISADAVEALTAYSPSVLVLNAMLKQHLMLTQQFVENIHHLHVSLVESLENEKFHYHTLEEAKEVFLVD from the exons ATGAGGGAGCGGGATGTTGGGAAGTCGCGGTCCCCAGGATACGGCGcgaccccgccgccgccggctcAGGGCGCTTCGTCTCGGATGGCCGCGATCGCTCGGGCGCGGAGGgtggccgcaggcggggggcag GTACGCGGCGATGCTCCCCGCAGAACCATCACAGCCGGGCACAGCCTCTTTCCTCGCTCCCGCAGTGACCTCTCTGCGATTGATACAGCGTTGGAGAAGGCTGGAGGAGCTCCATTCTGCCACAGCAGATTCCTGAAGGTGCGCAACGAAAATGTCCATGGAAGCCCGTGGTGGCAGCCATCGGGAAACGCTGCGCAGCCAgcgagcaggcaggcagccaagAGCGCTGCGGGCAGCGCTTCCCACGCACGCTCGAGCTCGGCTCTGAGGAAAGTGGCGCAGCTAGAAAGCAAAATCATGAATCGGAAGAAGCAGATGGAATTGCAAAACACTGAGGGGGGCCAGAAGCCTTTGGATGAAGAGTCCCTCTCGTCTGCTTCTAGTCATGAACACAGTGCAAGGGGCAAGAAATATCTGAAGAATTATGCTACTGCCAGTGGAAATATGACCCTGAGTAATGCCTGTTCCAAGGAAGAGGAGAGCATCCAAAGCCCTAAAAAGAATGTTATGGTTAAACAACAGCCTGTTTTGGATAGTGATGAAGAGGAAATGAGAGAGCTGATGGAGAGCTCTTTGgagttttccagcagaaatgaGAATCAGAAGGTTGTTGCAAGTGGTTCTAAATGGGGTAGAAAG AGTAAGACTCCAGTTTCATCAGGAATGCCTCCTCCATCTCGTAAGGAAATTTCACCAACAGAGGTATCCAAAACATCTTCTTTTCATAGCAGAGACCCAGAGAAGAATGGTTTTGGTAGAGTTAATTCACCAGCCAGCAGAAACCTGTCTGTACAACATAATATGAGATCTGAATTGCTGTCTTCCATGAAAGACAATTCTGTAAAGACGACTCTGCCTAGACCAGGCAGCACCAAGCAAAGCCAAACATCACTTGGAAGTGACAGATGTGAAATAAAATCATTAGATGaattgttttcagaagcagctgatgCAGAAGATTCAACCGGCAGCAGCTCAAATG ACTTCAGACTGAATATCCTGAGCCTTGATGATTTGGCACCAGCTATCACCAGTGAGGCAGCAGAGTTAAAGCAGAAG GGGACAGACGTTCAAATTACTCAAGAATCAAACAGAAATTCAAAAAAAGATACATTCCTGGTGGAAAAGGCCCAAGCTTCTCTTAAAATAAGCCCAGTAACTGGTGAGAATGATGCTTCTGAAGGGGATATTGACAAAACCGTGACTGAAGCTGAAATCTCTGAGCATTTAAGTGGAGTTTCTGCAGCTTTCCCTATGCACAAATGGGATTATCTTGATCATGACGAGAGAACTGTTAATTCAGAATATTCTGAAGACTTTGAAAGGTCTTTGTCTACAACAGAGGGGGAATCTGTGTCAAAAATATCAGATGAACATTCTGAGAGCTGCACCTATTCTGGAAAACACCCATCTTCAGCATCACCACCTGTATTGGACGGAGCGCGGCATGAGCGGGTACGCAGAGTAAGTGTCAGAGAAACTGCGGTTCAGACAGCGGATCCTCCGTTCACCTATTGCTGGCCAAAGA CAAACACCTCGGCGGTGCTCGATCTGCCTGTAGGAAATGGTTACGTTGACCCAGTACCTATCGCCAGCCACGTCATCAGCGCGGATGCGGTAGAAG CCTTGACAGCGTACAGCCCCTCAGTTCTTGTGTTAAACGCCATGTTGAAGCAGCACCTGATGCTGACCCAGCAGTTTGTAGAGAACATTCACCACCTTCATGTCTCCCTCGTGGAGTCGCTAGAGAACGAGAAGTTCCACTACCATACCCTGGAGGAGGCTAAAGAGGTATTTCTGGTAGACTAG
- the CWH19orf44 gene encoding uncharacterized protein C19orf44 homolog isoform X4 — translation MLGSRGPQDTARPRRRRLRALRLGWPRSLGRGGWPQAGGSDLSAIDTALEKAGGAPFCHSRFLKVRNENVHGSPWWQPSGNAAQPASRQAAKSAAGSASHARSSSALRKVAQLESKIMNRKKQMELQNTEGGQKPLDEESLSSASSHEHSARGKKYLKNYATASGNMTLSNACSKEEESIQSPKKNVMVKQQPVLDSDEEEMRELMESSLEFSSRNENQKVVASGSKWGRKSKTPVSSGMPPPSRKEISPTEVSKTSSFHSRDPEKNGFGRVNSPASRNLSVQHNMRSELLSSMKDNSVKTTLPRPGSTKQSQTSLGSDRCEIKSLDELFSEAADAEDSTGSSSNDFRLNILSLDDLAPAITSEAAELKQKGTDVQITQESNRNSKKDTFLVEKAQASLKISPVTGENDASEGDIDKTVTEAEISEHLSGVSAAFPMHKWDYLDHDERTVNSEYSEDFERSLSTTEGESVSKISDEHSESCTYSGKHPSSASPPVLDGARHERVRRVSVRETAVQTADPPFTYCWPKTNTSAVLDLPVGNGYVDPVPIASHVISADAVEALTAYSPSVLVLNAMLKQHLMLTQQFVENIHHLHVSLVESLENEKFHYHTLEEAKEVFLVD, via the exons ATGTTGGGAAGTCGCGGTCCCCAGGATACGGCGcgaccccgccgccgccggctcAGGGCGCTTCGTCTCGGATGGCCGCGATCGCTCGGGCGCGGAGGgtggccgcaggcggggggcag TGACCTCTCTGCGATTGATACAGCGTTGGAGAAGGCTGGAGGAGCTCCATTCTGCCACAGCAGATTCCTGAAGGTGCGCAACGAAAATGTCCATGGAAGCCCGTGGTGGCAGCCATCGGGAAACGCTGCGCAGCCAgcgagcaggcaggcagccaagAGCGCTGCGGGCAGCGCTTCCCACGCACGCTCGAGCTCGGCTCTGAGGAAAGTGGCGCAGCTAGAAAGCAAAATCATGAATCGGAAGAAGCAGATGGAATTGCAAAACACTGAGGGGGGCCAGAAGCCTTTGGATGAAGAGTCCCTCTCGTCTGCTTCTAGTCATGAACACAGTGCAAGGGGCAAGAAATATCTGAAGAATTATGCTACTGCCAGTGGAAATATGACCCTGAGTAATGCCTGTTCCAAGGAAGAGGAGAGCATCCAAAGCCCTAAAAAGAATGTTATGGTTAAACAACAGCCTGTTTTGGATAGTGATGAAGAGGAAATGAGAGAGCTGATGGAGAGCTCTTTGgagttttccagcagaaatgaGAATCAGAAGGTTGTTGCAAGTGGTTCTAAATGGGGTAGAAAG AGTAAGACTCCAGTTTCATCAGGAATGCCTCCTCCATCTCGTAAGGAAATTTCACCAACAGAGGTATCCAAAACATCTTCTTTTCATAGCAGAGACCCAGAGAAGAATGGTTTTGGTAGAGTTAATTCACCAGCCAGCAGAAACCTGTCTGTACAACATAATATGAGATCTGAATTGCTGTCTTCCATGAAAGACAATTCTGTAAAGACGACTCTGCCTAGACCAGGCAGCACCAAGCAAAGCCAAACATCACTTGGAAGTGACAGATGTGAAATAAAATCATTAGATGaattgttttcagaagcagctgatgCAGAAGATTCAACCGGCAGCAGCTCAAATG ACTTCAGACTGAATATCCTGAGCCTTGATGATTTGGCACCAGCTATCACCAGTGAGGCAGCAGAGTTAAAGCAGAAG GGGACAGACGTTCAAATTACTCAAGAATCAAACAGAAATTCAAAAAAAGATACATTCCTGGTGGAAAAGGCCCAAGCTTCTCTTAAAATAAGCCCAGTAACTGGTGAGAATGATGCTTCTGAAGGGGATATTGACAAAACCGTGACTGAAGCTGAAATCTCTGAGCATTTAAGTGGAGTTTCTGCAGCTTTCCCTATGCACAAATGGGATTATCTTGATCATGACGAGAGAACTGTTAATTCAGAATATTCTGAAGACTTTGAAAGGTCTTTGTCTACAACAGAGGGGGAATCTGTGTCAAAAATATCAGATGAACATTCTGAGAGCTGCACCTATTCTGGAAAACACCCATCTTCAGCATCACCACCTGTATTGGACGGAGCGCGGCATGAGCGGGTACGCAGAGTAAGTGTCAGAGAAACTGCGGTTCAGACAGCGGATCCTCCGTTCACCTATTGCTGGCCAAAGA CAAACACCTCGGCGGTGCTCGATCTGCCTGTAGGAAATGGTTACGTTGACCCAGTACCTATCGCCAGCCACGTCATCAGCGCGGATGCGGTAGAAG CCTTGACAGCGTACAGCCCCTCAGTTCTTGTGTTAAACGCCATGTTGAAGCAGCACCTGATGCTGACCCAGCAGTTTGTAGAGAACATTCACCACCTTCATGTCTCCCTCGTGGAGTCGCTAGAGAACGAGAAGTTCCACTACCATACCCTGGAGGAGGCTAAAGAGGTATTTCTGGTAGACTAG
- the CWH19orf44 gene encoding uncharacterized protein C19orf44 homolog isoform X1: MRERDVGKSRSPGYGATPPPPAQGASSRMAAIARARRVAAGGGQVRGDAPRRTITAGHSLFPRSRSDLSAIDTALEKAGGAPFCHSRFLKVRNENVHGSPWWQPSGNAAQPASRQAAKSAAGSASHARSSSALRKVAQLESKIMNRKKQMELQNTEGGQKPLDEESLSSASSHEHSARGKKYLKNYATASGNMTLSNACSKEEESIQSPKKNVMVKQQPVLDSDEEEMRELMESSLEFSSRNENQKVVASGSKWGRKSKTPVSSGMPPPSRKEISPTEVSKTSSFHSRDPEKNGFGRVNSPASRNLSVQHNMRSELLSSMKDNSVKTTLPRPGSTKQSQTSLGSDRCEIKSLDELFSEAADAEDSTGSSSNDFRLNILSLDDLAPAITSEAAELKQKGTDVQITQESNRNSKKDTFLVEKAQASLKISPVTGENDASEGDIDKTVTEAEISEHLSGVSAAFPMHKWDYLDHDERTVNSEYSEDFERSLSTTEGESVSKISDEHSESCTYSGKHPSSASPPVLDGARHERVRRVSVRETAVQTADPPFTYCWPKTNTSAVLDLPVGNGYVDPVPIASHVISADAVEALTAYSPSVLVLNAMLKQHLMLTQQFVENIHHLHVSLVESLENEKFHYHTLEEAKEYIKNHKSPPLTLEQVREEIRKAREEKLL; encoded by the exons ATGAGGGAGCGGGATGTTGGGAAGTCGCGGTCCCCAGGATACGGCGcgaccccgccgccgccggctcAGGGCGCTTCGTCTCGGATGGCCGCGATCGCTCGGGCGCGGAGGgtggccgcaggcggggggcag GTACGCGGCGATGCTCCCCGCAGAACCATCACAGCCGGGCACAGCCTCTTTCCTCGCTCCCGCAGTGACCTCTCTGCGATTGATACAGCGTTGGAGAAGGCTGGAGGAGCTCCATTCTGCCACAGCAGATTCCTGAAGGTGCGCAACGAAAATGTCCATGGAAGCCCGTGGTGGCAGCCATCGGGAAACGCTGCGCAGCCAgcgagcaggcaggcagccaagAGCGCTGCGGGCAGCGCTTCCCACGCACGCTCGAGCTCGGCTCTGAGGAAAGTGGCGCAGCTAGAAAGCAAAATCATGAATCGGAAGAAGCAGATGGAATTGCAAAACACTGAGGGGGGCCAGAAGCCTTTGGATGAAGAGTCCCTCTCGTCTGCTTCTAGTCATGAACACAGTGCAAGGGGCAAGAAATATCTGAAGAATTATGCTACTGCCAGTGGAAATATGACCCTGAGTAATGCCTGTTCCAAGGAAGAGGAGAGCATCCAAAGCCCTAAAAAGAATGTTATGGTTAAACAACAGCCTGTTTTGGATAGTGATGAAGAGGAAATGAGAGAGCTGATGGAGAGCTCTTTGgagttttccagcagaaatgaGAATCAGAAGGTTGTTGCAAGTGGTTCTAAATGGGGTAGAAAG AGTAAGACTCCAGTTTCATCAGGAATGCCTCCTCCATCTCGTAAGGAAATTTCACCAACAGAGGTATCCAAAACATCTTCTTTTCATAGCAGAGACCCAGAGAAGAATGGTTTTGGTAGAGTTAATTCACCAGCCAGCAGAAACCTGTCTGTACAACATAATATGAGATCTGAATTGCTGTCTTCCATGAAAGACAATTCTGTAAAGACGACTCTGCCTAGACCAGGCAGCACCAAGCAAAGCCAAACATCACTTGGAAGTGACAGATGTGAAATAAAATCATTAGATGaattgttttcagaagcagctgatgCAGAAGATTCAACCGGCAGCAGCTCAAATG ACTTCAGACTGAATATCCTGAGCCTTGATGATTTGGCACCAGCTATCACCAGTGAGGCAGCAGAGTTAAAGCAGAAG GGGACAGACGTTCAAATTACTCAAGAATCAAACAGAAATTCAAAAAAAGATACATTCCTGGTGGAAAAGGCCCAAGCTTCTCTTAAAATAAGCCCAGTAACTGGTGAGAATGATGCTTCTGAAGGGGATATTGACAAAACCGTGACTGAAGCTGAAATCTCTGAGCATTTAAGTGGAGTTTCTGCAGCTTTCCCTATGCACAAATGGGATTATCTTGATCATGACGAGAGAACTGTTAATTCAGAATATTCTGAAGACTTTGAAAGGTCTTTGTCTACAACAGAGGGGGAATCTGTGTCAAAAATATCAGATGAACATTCTGAGAGCTGCACCTATTCTGGAAAACACCCATCTTCAGCATCACCACCTGTATTGGACGGAGCGCGGCATGAGCGGGTACGCAGAGTAAGTGTCAGAGAAACTGCGGTTCAGACAGCGGATCCTCCGTTCACCTATTGCTGGCCAAAGA CAAACACCTCGGCGGTGCTCGATCTGCCTGTAGGAAATGGTTACGTTGACCCAGTACCTATCGCCAGCCACGTCATCAGCGCGGATGCGGTAGAAG CCTTGACAGCGTACAGCCCCTCAGTTCTTGTGTTAAACGCCATGTTGAAGCAGCACCTGATGCTGACCCAGCAGTTTGTAGAGAACATTCACCACCTTCATGTCTCCCTCGTGGAGTCGCTAGAGAACGAGAAGTTCCACTACCATACCCTGGAGGAGGCTAAAGAG tacaTCAAGAATCACAAATCCCCACCTCTAACACTTGAGCAAGTACGAGAAGAAATTCGGAAAGCACGGGAGGAGAAACTGCTTTGA